The nucleotide sequence ATGCACGAGGGCCGCATGGGGCATTTGATGGGCGATGTGCCTGCGCTTTTGATCGCGGCGGCCGTGCTTGCGTGGCTGGCACCGCGGCGGTCGGCTCAGGTGTAGAACAGCGTCGGCCGATGTTCGTCGACAGAGGCGGCGTGCAGCCACGGCTGGCGCGCGAAGACATTCGTGCACGGTCCCAGGGTGCCGATGCGAAAGGGACGTTGGGCGGCTTCCAGACGGAGTCGCTCGATCACCTGATCGAGCATCGCGCCGGTGAACGGCGAATACAGATAGAACACCGTGCCACGACTGAAGTCCGCATCGCGTGCATCCTCGGTGTGGAATGCGATACGCGACAGGTGCAGCGCTTCGGCGCATGAGGTGGCAGACCGCACCAGGCCCATGTCCTGTTCGATACCCATACATGAGGCGTCACTGGTGATCGCTGCAAGCAAGGGCACGTGGCCTAGCCCGGAGCCGATGTCGATCAAGGTGTCGTTCGCGGTGAGCTGCGCCGCGTGGAGGAAGGCGAAGGCGTGGCGTGCCGGGGTGGGTTGATAGAACACCATGTCCGGCGAGAGCGCGACGGGGTCGCCCGGATCGTCGAATGGAAGGAGTTCGGCGAGAAAGCTGTCGAGGTGGTCGTAACTGTGGGCGCTTGGCGGCGAATCGCTACCTTCGGTCAGCAAGGGCAGCAGGGCTCGCCGACCGTTGCCTTCGGCGATCGCGCGGCGATACGGCTCGATGAAACTCCGGGTAACTTGATCGAGCCGGTCAAGATGTTCGGTTACCTGTTCGCGCTGCGAGGGATCCTCTTCGAGCAGGGTTTCAAGCGACTCGATGGTTTCGAAATGGGCGCGGAGCAGGTCGGGGGTGGGTCGCATACGTACAGTTTAAACCTGCAGCACCTCCCCCCGATGTCGTCATTCCGACGAAAGCCGGACGGAGCCCAAAGGGCGGAGAACGACCGAAGGTCGGCCCCGAAGGGGTGAGCGAAGCGAGTCATCCAGTGGCGACCACGTTTGGATATCGAGCGAAGCATCAAGAATGCGAGGGCCGTGGGTCGGTCGCGACAACCCGACGATATCGCCACTGGATTCCGGCTTTCGCCGGAATGACGGCCATGTTGGAACGTAGCAGGTGGCCTGCAGAAATGACGGCCATGGTGGAACGTAGCAGGTGGCCTGCAGAAATGACGGCCATGGTGGAAAGTAGCAGGTGGCCTGCCGAAATGACGGCCATGGTGGAAAGTAGCAGGTGGCCTGCCGAAATGACGGCCATGTTGGAAAACAGCGGGTGACCTGCAAAGCGCAAGCGTTGCTGTCGTTTCAGCCGCGGGCAACGCCATGCCTCAAATCATCCCCGTATTCGCCGCATCCTTCTGATTCTTCCCCTTCACCACCTGGCAATCGGACACCAGCGGCGGCGCCTTCTCCCCCTGCGAGGTGTCATACAGATCCGCCAGCTCGCCCTTGCTCCACCACGCATAGCGGCCCGCCACGTAGCGCACGCCTGATGCCGCCAGCGTGTCGACGAAGAGCAAACCCTTTCCATCCACGGGCACCAACGCAAAGCTCTGCCCGTTTGTCGCATTCCAGTAAGTGACGTCGAATTTCTTGTCGTTTGCGCAGTGATAGCTCAGCGTGTGCGTGTCCTTGATCTGCACGCCCGGCGGCGTTGCCGCGCCTGCACAGGCGACCAGTCCGAGCAGCAACAGGCAGGTGCCCGCCGTGGTGGTTCGAGACATGGCTCATCCCTCTTCCTTTGGTGCCGGAGCCAATGTCGACGGGAGGATGTGGCGGTTGTGTTGAAAGGCTGTGCTTGCTGCGTGTGGGTTTGCGATCGCTTCAGCCTTCGGACTCCCGGCTGAACAACGTCGGGGGGCGTTCAGTAGTTCTACGGCATCGACCTAGGTGGATTTTCGCTTGCCGGTGTTGCGCACGGGATACACGCTGGAAGTCGAATTCGTGCCGCATGTGCCCCGTCATGAAAAAGCTCACCCTCGCGCCCCTCCTGCTGGGACTCGCCGCCGCCTTGCCCGCGCATGCCACCGAAGGCGCGCTCGGTCGACCCATCACTGGCCTCCAGGTGCAGTCGTATACCGGCCTGGTTCCGCCGACGCCCGGCTGGACGCTCGCGCTCGGTTACGTCTATTACAGCGGTTCCATCGGCGCCAAGCGCGAAGTGCCGCTGGTCGGTGGCGGCAGTTCGCTGGGTCTGGATGCTGAGTTCCAGATGTTCACCGCCAGCGCCCTGTACATCTGGGACACCAAACCCGGCGCGTGGAATTTCGCCTCGATGGTGACGGTGCCGCTTGCCTACGCGAACGTGGACGCCACGCTGGATATCGGTCGGTTTACCGGCTCCAAGAGCCAGAGCAAGACCGGCCTCTACGACATGACGTTCGTGCCGCTGATCGCCAGTCACCACTTCAGCCAGACGCAACACATGTCGCTGGCGCTGTATGTCTATGCGCCAACCGGCGAGTACCACAAGGGCGACCTGACCAATCTCAGCCTGCACAACTGGACCTTCTCGCCCACCGTCGGCTACACGGCGCTGTTCAACAAGGGCACGCTTGAATGGAGCACGACGGCGGCGGTGGATATCTACACCAAGGACGGCGCCACCGACTACCAGAACGGCGATGTGTTCCGTATCGATTCGATGCTGCTCAACCGCTGGCCCTCGGGCTGGGGACTGGGCGTCGTCGGTGGCTGGATCTACCAGCTGGAGAAGGACACCGGCCCCACGGCTGACCGCCTCAACGGCTTCAAGGGCCGCTCCGTCGCCCTCGGCCCCCTCGTGAGCTACGCCCACACCTTCGGCAAGAGCAAGGTGGAATTCCAGGCACGCTGGCTGCACGAGTTCGACGTGACCAATCGCCTGAAAGGCAACCCGGCGATGATCAGCGCCACGATTCCGCTCTAGAGGAGATCGCGCACGCAGCGGAAACTCCGCCGGCCATGCGCGCGGTCGGCGGTCCACTCGCTATCGGCGAGCTCCACGCCGCTGGCCCGGGCAAACGCCGCTTCGACCGTGGTCGGCAATCGCTTCCCCGCCCACGACGCAAAGGCGCAGGCGTCGTCGTAGCTTACCTGCGCGACATAAGGGTCATCGGGTGCGTCGGCCGAAAAGCCCGTGGCGTCGACGAAGCACGCGAACTCCTCGTTAGTGACACAACGCCGGTCGATCCAGAAACTGTCGACCTGGACGTGTCCGTCCGTACCCACCCGAAGCACTCCGCCGTCGAGGCGGATCATCGGTTCCGTGGCCATGCGTCCCCCTGCATGAATGGAATCACCCGCCGATGGTAAAAACCTCCGCGATGGGTGTCACCCGTAGAAGTACTGGGGACTCAGTCGAGAGACTTTACGAAGTAGCGCGGCGAGTCGTCATAGCCCTGGCGATCGTAGAACCGATGGGCATCGGTACGGCGGGCGTGGCAGTGCAGTTCCACCCGGTCGCAACCGCGCACGCGCGCCCGTTCCACGGCATGGGCCTCCAGCAGGGCACCCACGCCCGATCCGCGGGCCTGTTCGGAGACGCACAGATAGCTGATCCGGCAGAAATCACCCGCCAGCGCCAGCTGTGGCATGAAGTTGAGCGACAGCACGCCGACCACCTCACCGGCTTGCACGGCGACCACGAGCTCGGCGTCAGGATGGTCTTCCATCTGCGCGATGCGCTCTTCGATGAAAGGCGCGGTGCCGGGATAACCCAGGGCATCGAGTAGCGCGGTGATGGCGGGGGCGTCGGCAATGCGGGCGTCGCGGACCAGGGTCATGTCAGCGTTGCACCAGCATGGCGAACCAGGTCCAGCCGCGAACACGCTCGGCCACCAGCTTGGCGCTCGTCAACATCGGTACGGCCAGCAAAGCGCCCGGAATGCCCCACAGCCAGCCCCAGATCAGCAGCCACAAAAGAATGGCCACCGGGCTCAGGCGCATGCGCCGGCCCTGGATCAGCGGCGTGATCATGTTGCCTTCGATGGCGGTGATGCCGGCGAAGGTAAGGGCCGGCAGCAGCGCCTGTCCGACTTGATCGAAGTTCATCAGGCCGACCAGCGCAAGCACGGTCGTGGTGGTGATCGAGCCCACGTACGGAATGAAATTGGCGAGCGCAGCTACCGTGCCCCACAACAGCGGATCGGGCATGCCATAGAGCCACAACATGCCCGCCGTGATGGTGCCAAGCACGGCATTGATAAGCACCGTGGTGAGAATGTAGCGCGACACTTCGATCTGGATGCTGCGCACGATCGACACCGCGTGCCGTTTGAAGCGGAAGTTGGGTGCGATCTCGACCAGTCGTCGCAACAACGTGTCGCCGTAAATCAAAAAGAAGAACACCAGCAGCAGCACGGTGAGCACGGCGGCAAGGATCTTAGGTGTGGTGAGCAACACGTCCCAGGTGCTGAACGAGACCGCCGGCGGGCGGGCGGCCTGCACGCGGGTCGTCGCCCCGCCGACCAGGGTTTGCGTCGCGCGGTTGGCGGCCTCGAGCGGTTGCGTGATGCTGCGCAACTTGGGAACGAAGGTACGCACCGCCGTCGGCGCCTGGTGGAACCACTCCAGCGCAGGCTGCGACAGCGATGCGATGCCGGCAACGATGCCACTGATCAGCGCCACCATCAGCACGACGGCCGACAGCCAGCGCGGGATTCGCCAGCGCGCGCCCGTGGCGACGATCGGGTTGAGCGCCAGGCCGATGAAGGCCGCCAGCAGCAGCGGAATCAGCAGCGCCTTGGCCAGCGTCACCGTATAGAGCAATGCCAGCGCCGCGAGGATATTGAGCACGATGCGGATGCCGCGCAGATGCCGGCGCATCGAGCGGACGGCATGCACGCGATGCATGGTCCGGCGCCAGGCATAACCGCTCTCAAGCGCCTCGACGGCGCCCAGCACTTCGGCGCCGTCGGCAGGGGCCGGCGACGCGGGAATCGGGTTGGGGTCGTTCATGACCGGTCGAAACCGCCTTGGCTGAACTCGGAGACCAAGTGTACGGCCTGGGTGACCAGTTCGGCGGCACTGCCGCTGAGCAAGGCGCCCAGCCCCGGGACGCGCAACGGGTGCACGCCCAGCTGGCCGAGCACGAAGCCCAGCCCGGTGGCGACGCCCACGGTGGTCAAAGGACGACCACGCGCCCGGTCGAGCAAGGCCGTTGCCGGTTCGGCCACCGCCTCGCGCGCCAGCACCACCCGCGCCTGCGCCTCGCGCACCCGGTTTACCTGCTTGAACACGCTCATCGGTCTTTCTCCGCGTCCGTTTCCGGCGATGGCCGGTCCTGGCGATCGGCCCGGTGCATGGCCTGCTGCAGGGTCGCACGCCATTCGCGGCGGGATTCCGGCAAGGTCATCCAGTGCATGCAGCGGCGGAAGAATACGATCATGCCGAGCAGGAACAGGCCTTCAAGCACCGACAGCACCAGCAGGGCCCAAATCCACGACCCGAACCATTTGGCCAGCAACAAGGCGGAGAGCGCCAGCAAGCTCAGGCCCATGCCGACACCGGCCACCGTGGCCGCCAGCGCCGTCAGTAACAACCAGAACACCGCGCTGCGGGCCAGACCCAGCTCGGCGCTCAACAGCGCCAGCTGGGCTCCGAACAGTTGCTTCAGTGCACGCCCGAACCGTCCGATGTCATCGAGGAGACCCGGCGGTGGGGTGGGGTTGGCCCGGTCATCGGACGAGGCTTCGTCATCACGCCCGGGTTCTTGCATCCCCTGCCCTCACGAATGGTTTCAACGACGCAGGATCCGGCCCAGCAGCCAGCCGGCACCCACGGCAATCGCCACGGACTGTACCGGTTTCTCGCGCACATAGCCGCGCGCACGCTCCACCCAGTCGTCGACGCGATCCATCGCCTCGTCATACGCCTCGCGCCCGCGCTCACTGAGTTCCGCGGCCTTGTCATTGGCGCGGGTGGCGGCGTCGGCAGCCTTGTCGGTCGCCGAATGCAGGCCTTCTTCCACGCGGTCGGCGGCGCGGTCGAATCCATCCTTGGCATGGGAGACGGCGTTTGACGTCGCTTCCTTGATGCGCTCGGCGCGGTCTTCGATGCGTTCGTTCGTCGTGGGTTCGGTAACCTGCACTTGCTTGCTCATGAGTCTCTCCGTGGGCGTGTCAGTGATTCGGATGGCATGCATGAAAGCGCATGCCAACGTGCGGTGCTCAGCTTGCCCTGCGGAAGAAGGCGATGACCGCGAGAATCAGGAAGATGATGAAAAGGATCTTCGCGATGCCGGCTGCGGTGCCGGCGATCCCGGTGAAACCGAACAGCGCCGCGATGATGGCGATGACCAGGAAGACCAGGGCGTAGTGAAGCATGGGGACGTTCCTCAAGTGACGTGGCGAGCGAAACCATTCGCTCTTGCCAGCGCATTCACCCACAGCTTGCGCCTTGCCAGCGTGAAGGTCCGCGTCAGCGACATGCACGCCCCCGCGACAAGGCTGAGCGAATGGCAACAGAACGCATGCCTGTGCCATTCGGTCAGCCTGAACCGCTCAGCGCACCTTGGCGTCGGCGTAGATCGCGTAGGTGCCCACAATCTGTGCCTCATCCAGCACGTGTCCTTCCATGGCCTTGCGCAGTTCAGCCAGGGTGAAGCCATCGGCCAGTTTCAGCGTATCCATGTCCAGCGCGTAGACGTGGAAGTTGTAGTGGTGCAACAAGGTGTCGTTCCACGGCGGACACGGGCCGTCGTAGCCGAGGTACTCGCCTTCCATCTGCGGGTCACCCTTGAACCAGCCGGTGTAGTCGTTGATGCCCTGGACGCTGCCGGCCGGGCCGGAAGGCACGCGCTTGCCCCGCGCGACAATGCCTTCGCTGCATGCACCTGCTGCCAGCTCCGTGCATTCAGCCGGAATATTGGCCACCAGCCAGTGCGCAAACTCCACGCGCGGGAGCTCAAACGGCACGAGGCGACCGGCCTGGTTGACGTCGTCACCACGACTGGGAACATCGGTATCGATGCACGTCACCACGAACGATCGCGCGTTGCGCGGTGCGTCGCTCCACGCCAGATGCGGGTTGCGGTTGTCGGACAACGCCACCGGATCGCCGGGCTTGCCGAAGGCAAACTCGACCGGGATAGCCTGTCCGTTCTGGAAACTGTCACTACGCAATTGCAAAGTCATTCTCCTCAAGGGCTATAGGTGACGCGATACACGGCGCCTGCCAGGTCATCGCTGATCAGCAGGCTGCCATCGGGCAGCGGCTGCACGTCGACCGGGCGACCCCAGCTCTTTTCGTCCTGCTGGAAGCCGTCGATGAAGGTGTCGTACGAGGCGACCTTGTCGCCGTTGAAGCGCACGCTCATCACGCGATAACCGGATTTCCTGGTGCGGTTCCACGAACCGTGCTGGGCGATGAACAAGGCGCCCTTGTAGTTGGCCGGGAACTGCGAGCCTTCGTAGAAACGCAGGCCCAGCGCCGCCACGTGCGGACCGAGCTTGAGCACCGGTGCGGTGTAATCTTTGCAATTCTTGCCCTTGCCGAACTCCGGATCGAGCGTGTCACCCTGGTGGCAATAGGGGTAGCCGAAGTGCTCGCCCACGCGCGTGAGCCGGTTGAGTTCGTCGTTGGGGATATCGTCGCCCATCATGTCGCGGCCGTTGTCGGTGAACCACAGCTCGTTGTTACCCGGGCGCCAGGTGAAACCGACGGTGTTGCGGATACCGTAGGCGACGTCTTCCAGGCCGCTGCCGTCCGCGTTCATGCGCGTGAGCTTGGCGTAGTCCTTGCCCTTGTCGCAGATGTTGCATGGCGCGCCGATCGGCACGTAAAGCTTGCCGTCGGGACCGAAGGCGATGAACTTCCAGCCGTGATGCGTCTCGGTGGGAAACTTGTCGTACACGACTTCGGGCTTGGGTGGATCGTCGAGATGGTTCTCGATATCGCGCAGCACGACGATCTTGCTGACCGCCGACACATAGAGATCGCCGTTCCTGAAGGCCACGCCCACGGGCAATTGCAGGCCGGTGGCGATCACGCGCACCTTGTCGGCCTTGCCGCTGCCGTTGCTGTCGGTCAGCGCGTACACCTTGCCGGCATCGTTGGAGCCGACGAAGACCGTGCCCTTCGCGCCCAGCGCGATTTCACGCGCGTTCGGCACCGCGTCCGAGTAAACCGCGATATGGAAACCCTTGGGCAGGGTGAGCTTGTCCAGCTGGGGAGACGCGGCCATGGCAGGCAGGGCCAGCATGCCGAGCAGTACACCGAGGAAGGGACGCATCGTGATCTCCTGGGGGCTCAAGACGGCGATCATAGCGCCAGCGGAAGAACCCGGCGCGCCACCCTCCCCCATCTTCAGCCACACGGCCATCGCCGCCCCAACTGCTACCCTCTGGCTCTTTCCCACCCACGAGGAAGCCCTGTGGCCCGTGTTCCTTTCCGCCAGACCCTGCTTGCCCTTGCCTTCGGGGCCCTCAGCCTCCCCGCCATGGCGCAGGACGCCGATGCGCAGTTCCGGCAGATCTACCAGACGGAATGGGCGTGGCGCAGCGGGCAGGCCGGCATCAGCAATGCGGGCGAGGCGCAGCCGAACAACGGGCGGCTGGACAATGTGGACGCCAAGAGCCAGCAGCAGCGCCAGGATTACTGGCAGGGCGTGCTGAAGCAGCTCGACCGGATCAAGCCGGCCCAGCTCTCCGCCGAGGACCAGATCAACTACGCCGTGTACCGCGCCCAGATCCAGAACCTGCTGGCCGCGCAACAGTTCAAGCAGTGGGAAATGCCGTTCAACAGCGACTCGGCCTTCTGGAGCGACATCGGTTACATGCTCGGCGCGGACAACCTGCGCACGCAGGCCGATTACCAGCGCTACCTGCAGCGCCTGGGCGAAATCCCGGCGTACATGGACCAGCAGATCGACAACATGCGCGCTGGCCTGGCGCGCGGCTTCACCGTGCCGCGCGAAGTGCTGGATGGTCGCGACGTGTCGATTGCGGCAGTGGCCGAACAGCGCGATCCGACGAAGAGCAGCTTCTACGAGCCGTTCCAGAAGATGCCGGCCAACATTCCGGCGGAGGACGCAAAGCGCCTGCAGGCGCAGGCCAGCAAGGTCATCGCCGGGCAGGTCGTGCCCGCTTACGGCAAGTTGCTGACCTTCTTCCGCACCGAATACGTGCCCAAGGCGCGCAAGACGCTCGCCGCCGAATCCATGCCCGACGGCAAGGCCTGGTATCACCAGCAGATCGTTGAATACACCACGCTCGACCTCGATCCGGACGCGATTCATCAGATCGGCCTGGAGCAGGTGGCGAAGATCCATGCGCAAATGCTCGAAACCATGCAGCAGACCGGTTTCAAGGGCAGCTTCCCCGAATTCCTGACCTTCCTGCGCACCGACCCGCAGTTCTATGCCAAGACGCCCGATGAGCTTCTGATGCGCAGCGCCTGGGTGGCCAAGCAGGTCGACGGCCAGCTGGGCCGCTACTTCGGTCGCCTGCCGCGCCAGCGCTTCGCCATCGTGCCGGTCGCACCGGAGATCGCGCCGTACTACACGTCGGGTCGCGGTGGTGCTTCGGCTTATCTGGTGAACACCTACGACCTGCCCTCGCGTCCGCTCTACAACGTCGCTGCGCTGACGCTGCATGAATCGGCGCCGGGTCATTCGCTGCAGCTGGCCCTTGCGGGTGAGCAGCAAGGCCAGCCGGCCTTCCGCCGCGAAGGCTACATCTCCGCCTACGGCGAAGGCTGGGGCCTGTACTCCGAGTACCTCGGCAACGAAATGGGCATCTACAAGACGCCCTACGACCGCTTCGGTTACCTCACCTACCAGATGTGGCGCGCCTGCCGCCTCGTCGTCGACACCGGCATTCACCACCTCGGCTGGACGCGCCAGCAAGCCATCGACTACCTCACCGACAACACCGCGCTCTCCGCGCGCGAAATCGCCAACGAAGTCGACCGCTACATCAGCTGGCCCGGCCAGGCGCTGTCGTACGAACTCGGTTACCTGAAAATCCTCGAACTGCGCCAGAAGGCCGAAAAAGCCCTCGGCGAACGCTTCGACATCCGCCACTTCCACGACACCATCCTGCAGATCGGCTCCGTGCCGCTGCCGGTGCTGGAAAAGCGTGTGGACAAGTTCATCGCCGATGGTGGGCCGGAACCGGATTTCGGGTGCGATTGCGCGGCGGGGAAGAAGGCGCCGTAATATCCCTTCGGGGACAGGGGGTCCCCGCAAGGGGACATCATGCGAAATGTGGGAGCGCCCGGAGGGGCGGGTGGCGGTTTTGCGAGTGCGTCGCCGGTGATCTATCGGTATTCGAGTGCGTCGCTGCGGAACGCGTGGATACTCGGCGTGTTGTTCTCGACGGCCGCGGTCGGGCTGACAGCGTGGTTCTTGCGCGACTTTGTCGCCGGACGCCTGGAAGGTCCCGCGTTTGCCGGGTACCTGCTGATGCCTGCCTTCCTGGGTTTGCTTGCCCTGATCGCCATCGCCTGGATCAAGACCCGGCTGGTGCTGTCGGCCGATGCCATCGAGCTGCGCGGCTTGCTGAGCACGCGACGGATGGCTCGTGGCGACATCGTGGGATTTCGCCCGGGCAGCCAGTCAGCGACCTGTTTTCTGATCGGCAAGCACGGGAAATCATTCGATGTCCCCGGTGACATTCCGCTCGACGATCGCTTCGCCGCGTGGATGGGTGAGCTGCCGAACCTGACGGCGCTGGAACAGCAGGCGGTGCTCGAACAGGTGAGGGCCGACACGCGGCTGGGCATCGATCCCGAACAGCGCATGGCGCGACTCCTTCAGGCGCGGCGACTTGCCGGGGCCCTGACGTGGATGTCGCTGGGACTGGTCTTGTGGTGTCTGATCTACCCCTGGCCTTACGACCTGGTCGTGGGGCTTACCATCGCCTGGCCGTGGATCTGCATCGCGATCGCGCTGGGCAGCCGTGGACTGATCCGGCTGGATGGCAAAGTCGGCGATCCGCGGCCCGTGCTGGCGGTACCGATGTTGATGCCGGCCCTGGCGATCGCCCTGCGCGCCCTGTTCGACGTCGATCTGGTGAATCCGGGTCAAGCCTTCGTGTGGGGGGCTATCGCGGGGGTACCACTGGGTATCGTGCAGTGGCGTGCGACGGTGCTGTCATCGCGCATGACGGCCCGCTTCTTCGGTGGCCTGGGTTATATCGCCCTGGCCACGTGCTACGGCGCCGGCGCGCTGAGCCTCATGAATGTCAGGCTTGACCACCGTCTACCCGTGGTTTCGCCGGTCACGGTATCCGGCAAGCACATCAGCAGTGGCAAGCACACGACGTATCAGCTCGATGTATCGGGGTGGCCGGGTTATCCCCGCGGCCATCGCTTCACGGTGTCGCGTGTCCATTACGAGCGAGCCCGGAAGGGCGACGCGCTTTGTGCCATCGAACATGCCGGCGCCCTGGGCATGGCCTGGCTCGACCTGGGGAACTGCCCGGCTGCCACGCCCTGAGGAAGGCTGAACGGGCTGCTGGTCAAAACTTCACCAATGAAGTAGACTTCACCTCAACTTCATAGGGATAGTTTCCTCATGGCAGCTCATCTCCTCCCTGAAACACTTCCCGCCGCCGACATGGGCGGGGCGGCGCTGCGCGCCTTCTTCCGCATTGCGGAGGCCTGGGACCTGCGCATGGTCGACCAGCGCAAGTTGCTGGGCGATCCGCCGGAGTCCACGTTCTACAAATGGAAGCGTGAACAGCAGGGCACGGTCAGCCGCGACGTGCTCGAGCGCATCAGCTATCTGCTGGGCATCTACAAGGACCTGCAGATCCTGTTCACCAGCGAAGAACAGGCCGATGGCTGGGTGCATCGTCCCAATGACGCGCCGCTGTTTGGCGGGCGCTCGGCCATGGATCGCATGCTGTCAGGCAATGTGGCGGATTTGTACGTCGTCAGGCAGTACCTCGACGCCCAGCGCGGCTGGGGCTGATTCGGCCTTGGAGTTGAGACGCGCTTCACGTCAGCTTGAGCCGACAGTCGCAGTCAGCGATATCAAGTGGCGTGACACTATCGGCCTGGTTCTCGTCGTTCTGGACTGACCCGTCATGGCTGACATCCCTCCCCTTCAGCGGATTCGCTGGAGTCACGCCTATCGCATCGTACCCAGCCGCTTTCCGCCGGTGGGGGTGTACGACCGCATCGCCGATCCGGCCGATCTCGAAGCGCTGTATGCGATCGAAGCGATGACCAATCCGCGCATCCGCGACGAACTGGGTGTGTTGCCCATGGTGCCGCGCGATCGTCGCATCAGCGGGCCGGGCACGACGCCGGTGATGGCGGCCTTCACGCATTTGAATCCGGAGGGAAGCCGCTTCTCCGATGGCACCTGGGGCGTGTTCTACGCCGCGCACAGCGTGGCGACGGCGGTGGAAGAAACCGTCTATCACCGCGAGCGCTTTCTCGCCGCCACGAAAGAACCGCCCTGCGATTCCGAAATGCGCTGCTATCGCATGAGCATCCATGGTCGCCTGCATGATCTGCGGGGCGGTTGGGTGCGCGAACAAGCGCCCGATAGTTATGCCGCGAGCGTGGCGTTGGCGCGCAAGTTGCGGGCCGATGGTTCGGACGGCATCGTCTACGAGAGCGCGCGCCATCAGGGTGGTGAGTGCGTGGCGGTGTTCTATCCCGATCGCGTATCGCCTTGCGTGCAGGCCGAGCATTTTCTCTATCGATGGGATGGCCAGCGGATCGCGCAGGTGCTGGTAGTCAGTGAGCACAAGCGCGATTCGCATTGAGCACGCGTCGGGCGAGTCCTCCTCCCGCCCGACGCGCCCCTCACCCCTTACCTCGTAAACACCTGCAACGTACTCGTCTCTCTCCGACGCCGGCGAGCAAACATCGTTGTCGTCGACCCATCCTTGCCCTGCCATCGATCCCTGACGGTACGACGGCATCGGAGAGAGCCAGGCTCTCGCCTAGAACGTGTAACCAAAGCTCAGCCCGTAGGCGAGCGGATTGATCGTGGCGCGGCCGACCTTCACGCCGTTGACGTGCACGTCCGACGCCAGATCGATCCAGCGGACATCCGCGGTGACGATCCACTGCTTGTTCAGACGGAAATCGACGCCCGCGTGCGCGGCTGCGCCCCAGCTGCTGTCGATGCGCACTTTCGTGCCTTCCAGCGGACCGGTGCTGTCGGTGTTGAAGAAGCGCGTGTAGTTCACGCCCACGCCGATGAACGGCGAGATGTCGCTGTCCGGCATGAAGTGATAGTTCACGCCGAGCACGGGCGGCAGCTGCTTGGTCGTCGCCACG is from Dyella terrae and encodes:
- a CDS encoding class I SAM-dependent methyltransferase, with product MRPTPDLLRAHFETIESLETLLEEDPSQREQVTEHLDRLDQVTRSFIEPYRRAIAEGNGRRALLPLLTEGSDSPPSAHSYDHLDSFLAELLPFDDPGDPVALSPDMVFYQPTPARHAFAFLHAAQLTANDTLIDIGSGLGHVPLLAAITSDASCMGIEQDMGLVRSATSCAEALHLSRIAFHTEDARDADFSRGTVFYLYSPFTGAMLDQVIERLRLEAAQRPFRIGTLGPCTNVFARQPWLHAASVDEHRPTLFYT
- a CDS encoding MliC family protein, producing MSRTTTAGTCLLLLGLVACAGAATPPGVQIKDTHTLSYHCANDKKFDVTYWNATNGQSFALVPVDGKGLLFVDTLAASGVRYVAGRYAWWSKGELADLYDTSQGEKAPPLVSDCQVVKGKNQKDAANTGMI
- a CDS encoding SphA family protein; protein product: MKKLTLAPLLLGLAAALPAHATEGALGRPITGLQVQSYTGLVPPTPGWTLALGYVYYSGSIGAKREVPLVGGGSSLGLDAEFQMFTASALYIWDTKPGAWNFASMVTVPLAYANVDATLDIGRFTGSKSQSKTGLYDMTFVPLIASHHFSQTQHMSLALYVYAPTGEYHKGDLTNLSLHNWTFSPTVGYTALFNKGTLEWSTTAAVDIYTKDGATDYQNGDVFRIDSMLLNRWPSGWGLGVVGGWIYQLEKDTGPTADRLNGFKGRSVALGPLVSYAHTFGKSKVEFQARWLHEFDVTNRLKGNPAMISATIPL
- a CDS encoding formylglycine-generating enzyme family protein — protein: MATEPMIRLDGGVLRVGTDGHVQVDSFWIDRRCVTNEEFACFVDATGFSADAPDDPYVAQVSYDDACAFASWAGKRLPTTVEAAFARASGVELADSEWTADRAHGRRSFRCVRDLL
- a CDS encoding GNAT family N-acetyltransferase, coding for MTLVRDARIADAPAITALLDALGYPGTAPFIEERIAQMEDHPDAELVVAVQAGEVVGVLSLNFMPQLALAGDFCRISYLCVSEQARGSGVGALLEAHAVERARVRGCDRVELHCHARRTDAHRFYDRQGYDDSPRYFVKSLD
- a CDS encoding AI-2E family transporter, coding for MNDPNPIPASPAPADGAEVLGAVEALESGYAWRRTMHRVHAVRSMRRHLRGIRIVLNILAALALLYTVTLAKALLIPLLLAAFIGLALNPIVATGARWRIPRWLSAVVLMVALISGIVAGIASLSQPALEWFHQAPTAVRTFVPKLRSITQPLEAANRATQTLVGGATTRVQAARPPAVSFSTWDVLLTTPKILAAVLTVLLLVFFFLIYGDTLLRRLVEIAPNFRFKRHAVSIVRSIQIEVSRYILTTVLINAVLGTITAGMLWLYGMPDPLLWGTVAALANFIPYVGSITTTTVLALVGLMNFDQVGQALLPALTFAGITAIEGNMITPLIQGRRMRLSPVAILLWLLIWGWLWGIPGALLAVPMLTSAKLVAERVRGWTWFAMLVQR
- a CDS encoding ABC transporter ATP-binding protein; translated protein: MQEPGRDDEASSDDRANPTPPPGLLDDIGRFGRALKQLFGAQLALLSAELGLARSAVFWLLLTALAATVAGVGMGLSLLALSALLLAKWFGSWIWALLVLSVLEGLFLLGMIVFFRRCMHWMTLPESRREWRATLQQAMHRADRQDRPSPETDAEKDR
- a CDS encoding DUF883 family protein, with product MSKQVQVTEPTTNERIEDRAERIKEATSNAVSHAKDGFDRAADRVEEGLHSATDKAADAATRANDKAAELSERGREAYDEAMDRVDDWVERARGYVREKPVQSVAIAVGAGWLLGRILRR
- a CDS encoding DUF1328 domain-containing protein, which translates into the protein MLHYALVFLVIAIIAALFGFTGIAGTAAGIAKILFIIFLILAVIAFFRRAS
- a CDS encoding YbhB/YbcL family Raf kinase inhibitor-like protein, which encodes MQLRSDSFQNGQAIPVEFAFGKPGDPVALSDNRNPHLAWSDAPRNARSFVVTCIDTDVPSRGDDVNQAGRLVPFELPRVEFAHWLVANIPAECTELAAGACSEGIVARGKRVPSGPAGSVQGINDYTGWFKGDPQMEGEYLGYDGPCPPWNDTLLHHYNFHVYALDMDTLKLADGFTLAELRKAMEGHVLDEAQIVGTYAIYADAKVR
- a CDS encoding PQQ-dependent sugar dehydrogenase; its protein translation is MRPFLGVLLGMLALPAMAASPQLDKLTLPKGFHIAVYSDAVPNAREIALGAKGTVFVGSNDAGKVYALTDSNGSGKADKVRVIATGLQLPVGVAFRNGDLYVSAVSKIVVLRDIENHLDDPPKPEVVYDKFPTETHHGWKFIAFGPDGKLYVPIGAPCNICDKGKDYAKLTRMNADGSGLEDVAYGIRNTVGFTWRPGNNELWFTDNGRDMMGDDIPNDELNRLTRVGEHFGYPYCHQGDTLDPEFGKGKNCKDYTAPVLKLGPHVAALGLRFYEGSQFPANYKGALFIAQHGSWNRTRKSGYRVMSVRFNGDKVASYDTFIDGFQQDEKSWGRPVDVQPLPDGSLLISDDLAGAVYRVTYSP